One window of Longimicrobiales bacterium genomic DNA carries:
- a CDS encoding DinB family protein, with protein sequence MSFIRDLLPEFDEEMRTTRRALERVPAHRGEWKPHPKSFPLGHLAQLVASMPSWTTTMLRETELDLTKGGGYSFETTEALLARFDRGVQEARLAIQEAKDGDMSVPWSLKMGDQVLLTLPRQVVVRQHINHLVHHRGQLSVYLRLLDVPVPSMYGPTADEPWGAQASPEQ encoded by the coding sequence ATGAGCTTCATCCGGGACCTGCTGCCCGAGTTCGACGAGGAGATGCGTACGACGCGCCGGGCACTGGAGCGCGTGCCGGCGCACCGTGGCGAGTGGAAGCCGCACCCGAAATCATTCCCGCTCGGACACCTGGCACAGCTCGTCGCGTCGATGCCGTCATGGACGACCACGATGCTGCGCGAAACCGAGCTGGACCTGACGAAGGGCGGAGGCTACAGCTTCGAGACGACGGAAGCGCTGCTCGCACGCTTCGACCGGGGTGTCCAGGAGGCGCGCCTGGCGATCCAGGAGGCGAAGGACGGCGACATGTCCGTGCCATGGTCGCTGAAGATGGGGGACCAGGTGCTGTTGACTCTGCCCCGCCAGGTCGTCGTGCGGCAGCACATCAACCACCTCGTGCACCATCGCGGCCAGCTCAGCGTGTACCTGCGACTCCTCGACGTGCCGGTCCCGTCCATGTACGGTCCGACAGCGGACGAGCCGTGGGGGGCGCAGGCGTCGCCCGAGCAGTGA
- a CDS encoding aspartyl protease family protein, with the protein MRGFARDLARRARAAGAGWTAGLLIVLAAACGAPAGYGDGNEGAAAGALTERPGGPGSAASAELRSSDPALSGGEVRSPTIDLPLVSVDGRLLTQVTVEGVGTHWFIIDTAAGRSLISADLRRELDVPDSDVRLSLVTGATGQSIMEFVRLPALHVGNAAHETPWVIVADIPDFRRYGEREVNGILGVDVLADYDVVFDVPSGVLRLHPRDGSAEQRLGSATSGVPFHSSVADGFIQFTAVLHGDSVPALLDTGAQTGTMNWRAAALAGVAADSDGVREDARGARGMNGRSMAAHRYTFDSLCIGGRCLPPTELRILDLPVFDAIGGKDAPAVLFGVDVLYDCALLLSYSTKRLHVCV; encoded by the coding sequence ATGAGAGGATTTGCGAGAGACCTGGCGCGCCGGGCACGTGCGGCTGGCGCTGGCTGGACGGCTGGCCTGCTGATCGTGCTTGCGGCGGCCTGTGGCGCACCCGCGGGCTACGGTGACGGCAACGAGGGAGCAGCTGCCGGCGCGCTCACCGAGCGGCCGGGCGGGCCAGGCTCGGCGGCCAGCGCTGAGCTCCGCTCGAGCGATCCCGCGCTGTCGGGCGGCGAGGTCCGCTCGCCAACAATCGACCTGCCGCTGGTATCCGTCGACGGCCGCCTGCTGACCCAGGTGACCGTGGAAGGCGTGGGAACGCACTGGTTCATCATCGATACGGCGGCGGGCAGGTCACTGATCTCGGCGGACCTGCGCCGCGAGCTGGACGTCCCTGACTCTGATGTCCGCCTCTCCCTGGTGACGGGGGCCACGGGTCAGAGCATCATGGAGTTCGTGCGCCTGCCCGCGCTGCACGTCGGCAATGCGGCCCACGAGACGCCCTGGGTCATTGTCGCGGACATCCCGGACTTCCGCAGGTACGGCGAGCGCGAGGTGAACGGCATCCTCGGCGTCGATGTGCTCGCCGACTACGACGTCGTTTTCGATGTTCCGAGTGGGGTGCTGCGGCTGCACCCGCGCGATGGCAGTGCGGAGCAGCGGCTCGGCTCGGCCACCAGCGGTGTTCCGTTCCACTCCAGCGTGGCCGATGGCTTCATTCAGTTCACGGCGGTGCTGCACGGCGACTCCGTCCCCGCGCTGCTCGATACGGGTGCACAGACCGGCACGATGAACTGGCGGGCGGCCGCGCTTGCTGGTGTCGCTGCAGACAGTGACGGAGTTCGGGAGGATGCGCGCGGTGCGCGCGGGATGAACGGCCGCAGCATGGCCGCACACCGCTACACGTTCGACAGCCTGTGCATCGGCGGGCGCTGCCTGCCGCCCACCGAGCTGCGCATCCTCGATCTGCCCGTATTCGACGCGATCGGCGGCAAGGACGCTCCGGCCGTGCTGTTCGGCGTCGACGTGCTGTACGACTGCGCCCTGCTGCTGTCGTACAGCACGAAACGCCTGCACGTCTGCGTCTAG
- a CDS encoding chorismate-binding protein produces MARLLFDFPGCDGTPHRRMFERPLEVLQATSLEQVLPALHAAGEAARSGCWVAGFVSYEAAPAFDDALCTHERGHLPLLWLGIFECGHPAPAAAAAPQAPALQWMPATTDAQYDVAFARIREALLAGESYQVNYTTRLHATLPADFDVDAACAALHRAQGHGYHADLDLGAVRILSASPELFFARSGRTITTRPMKGTHARGRWSGEDEELARSLRASEKERAENLMIVDLLRNDLGRIARTGTVRVPSLHVVERYPTVLQMTSTVTAELRDDCSLVEIFGALFPCGSVTGAPKISTMRLIRELEPSPREVYCGAIGIIEPGGDCTFSVPIRTMWIDHERGVAEYGVGSGITIDATASREAEELKEKSRILWAAQPDFSLIETMRLEDGRIARLERHLARLAESCAYFGRRFPEEEVRERLAALCDEAPGAGSVPQTGPRRRRVRLTLSRTGAVGVDVARLDDFDCGPDLVPAEGAGGGMESSHGDARRRFIGIAPRAIDSRDVFVYHKTSLRSVYEHALAAAPGCFDVLLGNERDEATEFTRGNLVALIQGELITPPRTAGLLGGCLRAELLEQGVVRERTIPLDDVRRAERLWFVNSLRGAMEVTVEPRAIAGAEAAEVA; encoded by the coding sequence ATGGCGCGCCTCCTGTTCGATTTCCCCGGCTGCGACGGCACCCCGCACCGCCGCATGTTCGAGCGGCCGCTCGAGGTGCTGCAGGCGACGTCGCTCGAGCAGGTCCTGCCGGCGTTGCATGCAGCCGGGGAAGCCGCACGCTCTGGCTGCTGGGTCGCGGGCTTCGTGTCCTACGAGGCTGCGCCCGCATTCGACGATGCACTCTGCACGCACGAGCGCGGGCACCTCCCGCTGCTCTGGCTCGGCATCTTCGAGTGCGGGCACCCGGCACCCGCCGCGGCTGCGGCGCCACAGGCCCCTGCGCTCCAGTGGATGCCGGCCACGACGGACGCGCAGTACGACGTTGCCTTTGCACGCATCCGCGAGGCGCTCCTGGCCGGCGAGTCGTACCAGGTCAACTACACGACGCGCCTGCATGCGACGCTGCCCGCCGATTTCGACGTCGATGCAGCGTGCGCGGCCCTGCACCGCGCGCAGGGGCACGGCTACCATGCGGACCTGGACCTGGGCGCGGTGCGCATCCTGTCGGCATCACCCGAGCTGTTCTTTGCGCGCAGCGGGCGCACCATCACGACACGCCCCATGAAGGGAACGCACGCGCGCGGCCGCTGGTCGGGCGAGGACGAAGAGCTCGCACGCTCACTGCGCGCGTCGGAGAAGGAACGGGCGGAGAACCTCATGATCGTGGACCTGCTCCGCAACGACCTGGGTCGCATCGCCCGCACGGGCACGGTGCGGGTGCCGTCGCTGCACGTCGTGGAGCGCTATCCCACGGTGCTGCAGATGACTTCGACCGTGACTGCGGAGCTGCGCGACGATTGCAGCCTCGTCGAGATCTTCGGCGCGCTCTTTCCCTGCGGCTCCGTCACCGGCGCACCGAAGATCTCCACGATGCGGCTGATCCGGGAGCTCGAGCCTTCACCGCGGGAAGTGTACTGCGGCGCGATCGGTATCATCGAGCCCGGAGGCGACTGCACGTTCTCCGTTCCCATTCGCACGATGTGGATCGATCACGAACGGGGCGTTGCCGAGTATGGCGTGGGCAGCGGCATTACGATCGACGCGACAGCGTCGCGCGAAGCCGAGGAGCTGAAGGAAAAGAGCCGGATCCTGTGGGCCGCGCAGCCGGACTTCTCGCTCATCGAAACGATGCGCCTGGAAGACGGACGGATCGCACGCCTGGAGCGACACCTGGCACGACTGGCGGAGTCGTGTGCGTACTTCGGCCGGCGGTTTCCCGAGGAGGAGGTGCGGGAGCGGCTCGCGGCGCTTTGCGACGAAGCGCCGGGCGCCGGCAGCGTACCGCAGACCGGACCGCGACGGCGTCGCGTCCGGCTCACGCTGTCCCGAACCGGCGCCGTCGGCGTCGACGTCGCTCGGCTGGATGACTTCGACTGCGGACCCGACCTGGTTCCCGCCGAAGGCGCTGGTGGCGGGATGGAGTCCTCGCACGGCGATGCGCGCCGGCGATTCATCGGCATCGCACCCCGCGCGATCGACTCGCGTGACGTCTTCGTCTATCACAAGACATCGCTGCGCTCCGTCTACGAACACGCTCTGGCAGCAGCGCCCGGCTGCTTCGACGTCCTCCTCGGCAATGAGCGCGACGAGGCAACCGAGTTCACGCGCGGCAACCTGGTCGCGCTGATCCAGGGCGAGCTGATCACCCCGCCGCGAACGGCCGGGCTGCTCGGCGGGTGCCTGCGTGCCGAGCTGCTCGAGCAGGGCGTCGTGCGGGAACGCACCATTCCTCTCGATGACGTGCGAAGGGCGGAGCGGCTGTGGTTCGTGAACAGTCTGCGGGGCGCGATGGAGGTGACGGTTGAGCCGCGGGCCATCGCAGGTGCGGAAGCCGCGGAAGTCGCGTAG
- a CDS encoding YceI family protein → MAGTAQQVGTPTWQLDPTHSSAEFSVKHMMMTTVRGRFKELQATLRGDRDNPKDAGVDVRINVASIDTGVEDRDKHLRSADFFDAEKYPEITFRSKRIEGSPPKEEGDTFKVVGDLQIADTTMEIPLDCEYLGRGTDPWGKTRAGFTFRGEIDRREWGLKWNQALETGGVLVANKVKIEGEVQFVRDEG, encoded by the coding sequence ATGGCCGGAACCGCGCAGCAGGTCGGAACGCCCACCTGGCAGCTCGACCCGACGCACTCGAGCGCCGAATTTTCCGTGAAGCACATGATGATGACAACGGTCCGCGGCCGCTTCAAGGAGCTGCAGGCCACGCTGCGCGGGGATCGCGACAACCCGAAGGACGCGGGCGTGGACGTGCGGATCAACGTCGCCAGCATCGACACCGGCGTCGAGGATCGCGACAAGCACCTGCGCAGTGCAGACTTCTTCGACGCGGAGAAGTATCCCGAGATCACGTTCCGCAGCAAGCGGATCGAAGGTTCGCCGCCGAAGGAGGAAGGCGACACGTTCAAGGTGGTCGGCGACCTCCAGATCGCTGATACGACCATGGAGATCCCGCTGGATTGCGAGTATCTCGGGCGCGGCACGGATCCATGGGGCAAGACGCGCGCGGGCTTCACGTTCCGCGGCGAGATCGACCGTCGCGAGTGGGGGCTCAAGTGGAACCAGGCGCTGGAAACCGGTGGCGTGCTGGTCGCCAACAAGGTGAAGATCGAGGGCGAGGTGCAGTTCGTCCGTGATGAAGGTTGA
- a CDS encoding cytochrome c, with amino-acid sequence MMRGFVELAAAVGLALMVGGCDTGGEEAEGVGNAPVSTPGATQVADSASHDAHDAAQRASADNVHAHAGTGEPRPLLPIMQQLGTDMIALTHALMTDSTVLVAHAAEAIAHHPPIAQDDIARIQATLGEEMAEFERLDEEVHEASVRLHEAAQGGSSERVLTLLNEVQRGCVACHAQFRDRLRTNAPR; translated from the coding sequence ATGATGCGCGGATTCGTGGAGCTTGCGGCGGCAGTGGGACTGGCCCTGATGGTGGGAGGGTGCGACACCGGCGGAGAGGAGGCGGAAGGGGTCGGCAATGCACCAGTGAGCACGCCGGGCGCGACGCAGGTCGCTGACAGTGCGTCGCATGATGCACACGATGCAGCGCAGCGTGCCTCCGCTGACAATGTGCACGCGCATGCCGGCACGGGCGAGCCGCGCCCGCTGCTGCCGATCATGCAGCAGCTCGGCACGGACATGATCGCGCTGACGCACGCGCTGATGACGGACAGCACGGTCCTGGTTGCCCACGCTGCGGAGGCGATCGCGCATCATCCGCCCATCGCACAGGATGACATCGCGCGCATCCAGGCGACGCTGGGCGAGGAAATGGCTGAGTTCGAGCGGCTGGACGAGGAGGTGCACGAGGCATCGGTGCGCCTGCACGAAGCCGCGCAGGGCGGCAGCAGCGAGCGGGTGCTCACGCTGCTGAACGAGGTGCAGCGCGGATGCGTCGCCTGTCATGCGCAGTTCCGTGATCGGCTGCGCACGAACGCCCCACGGTAA